In a single window of the Acetivibrio clariflavus DSM 19732 genome:
- a CDS encoding sensor histidine kinase, translating into MAKALQAFIFPTAWFFGTCAVLYFNPRLDWITILWLLVLSIIIGFAHYLLHKREERKLLEDIDQLIDLLHCLEEQEVRLPLKDDIFGVLRDEICKSLVSQRHIRDEAVRAKEQLKRNMGDITHQIKTALTAVLLLLDLLEADPDHPMEYQERLRQEVERLYEFSDLLLKLSSLDAGAVDLNKAFFMAKELVIEAEMSLEYLMRQKSISIEVSGDDFTIEADRVWLLQALINVVKNAVEVSPQGSKVYISLQQNAVFQSIKVRDSGPGIAREEQRRIFERFYKSNPQSPGFGIGLSLAQSIVRQHGGEILVSSSGQGSEFELRFYLQPCKEKRLVC; encoded by the coding sequence GTGGCAAAGGCTTTACAGGCTTTTATATTTCCCACAGCTTGGTTTTTTGGTACATGTGCAGTTCTATATTTTAACCCGCGGTTAGACTGGATTACTATTCTTTGGTTACTTGTGTTGAGCATAATTATAGGATTTGCTCATTATCTTTTACATAAACGTGAAGAAAGAAAATTGCTTGAGGATATCGATCAGCTGATCGATCTGCTGCACTGCCTTGAAGAGCAGGAAGTACGCTTGCCACTAAAAGATGATATTTTTGGAGTTCTGAGGGACGAGATATGTAAAAGCTTGGTTAGTCAAAGGCATATACGTGATGAAGCGGTCAGAGCTAAAGAGCAACTAAAACGCAACATGGGGGATATCACCCATCAGATCAAAACTGCTTTAACAGCAGTACTTCTTCTTTTGGATTTGCTAGAAGCCGATCCGGACCATCCAATGGAATATCAAGAACGCCTGCGCCAGGAAGTCGAACGCCTTTATGAGTTCAGCGACCTGCTTTTAAAACTTTCGTCTTTGGATGCCGGGGCGGTCGATTTAAACAAGGCTTTCTTCATGGCAAAAGAACTGGTGATTGAAGCTGAGATGAGCCTTGAGTACTTGATGAGACAGAAATCTATAAGTATTGAAGTCTCAGGTGATGATTTTACTATTGAAGCTGACCGTGTCTGGCTTTTGCAGGCTCTGATCAATGTGGTGAAAAATGCCGTGGAGGTTTCTCCGCAGGGATCCAAAGTTTACATTTCACTTCAACAAAATGCTGTTTTTCAAAGCATTAAGGTTAGGGATTCCGGTCCGGGGATTGCCCGGGAAGAGCAGCGCAGAATTTTTGAACGTTTTTATAAAAGCAATCCTCAGTCCCCGGGTTTTGGCATAGGTCTTTCACTGGCCCAATCCATTGTCAGACAGCATGGAGGAGAGATTTTGGTCTCATCATCCGGGCAGGGTAGCGAATTTGAATTGCGCTTTTATTTGCAGCCGTGCAAAGAAAAAAGGCTTGTTTGTTAG
- a CDS encoding response regulator transcription factor produces MRILVIEDDRNISFVLKHFFSGQGHEVICCFSLEEAYQYNPNRQDFIILDLNLPDGDGFEYLAYVRSCEIRIPFLIITVRDQESDIIQGLEMGADDYLTKPFSLPVLKARMDAILRRAGFDWDEKRIKCGNLELDKATKTAFLESKILDLSAKEYELLELFMENQGLILPRQKIIDLLWGWERGDVYDNTLTVTVKRLRDKIAPYQDYIQTVRGIGYRLTGGDE; encoded by the coding sequence ATGAGAATACTGGTGATTGAAGATGACCGAAATATTTCTTTTGTTCTTAAACACTTTTTTTCCGGGCAAGGGCATGAAGTGATATGTTGTTTTAGTTTGGAAGAGGCATATCAATATAACCCAAACAGACAGGATTTTATTATTCTCGATCTCAATCTTCCGGATGGAGATGGCTTTGAATATCTGGCTTATGTCAGATCCTGCGAAATACGGATACCTTTCCTGATCATAACAGTGAGAGATCAGGAAAGTGATATTATTCAAGGTCTGGAGATGGGAGCAGATGATTATTTAACCAAACCTTTTTCATTACCGGTACTGAAAGCCAGAATGGATGCGATTTTAAGACGTGCTGGTTTTGACTGGGATGAAAAAAGGATCAAATGCGGGAATTTGGAGTTGGATAAAGCAACGAAGACAGCCTTTTTGGAAAGCAAAATACTGGATTTAAGTGCGAAGGAGTATGAACTGCTGGAACTCTTTATGGAAAACCAGGGACTGATTTTACCACGCCAAAAAATTATAGATTTGCTTTGGGGTTGGGAACGAGGGGATGTTTATGATAACACTCTGACTGTCACTGTCAAACGTCTCAGAGACAAAATTGCACCATATCAAGACTATATTCAGACCGTCAGGGGGATCGGATATCGTTTGACAGGAGGAGATGAATAG
- a CDS encoding ISAs1 family transposase: MGNEQYKGKFFDTFGIIYDKRQQGKVRHKLIDILFIIVSALFAKIDEVEEIYMWATAEQNKKWLKKYIALENGIPSISTIRRVLNTVNPKQFEKCFISWTRELTIFSENGGDIVAIDGKTMRGSKNGDKITHIVNAWCSANNLVLGQVKTDEKSNEITAILELLDLLYLEGCIVTIDAMGCQTKIVKKIKKKKADYVISLKGNQGTLHNEVKEYYEDLKEEMDKIEKGNHESVKMVRTLDKGHGRIEERKYFYSTDIDWMIDARKDWTGLSGIGMVYRKVTEKDKVREEVQYYIGSIKDVSQFAKAVRGHWGVESMHWSLDVTFKMMLIKQEKIWPLII; encoded by the coding sequence ATGGGTAATGAACAATATAAAGGAAAATTTTTTGATACATTTGGGATAATATACGATAAAAGGCAGCAAGGGAAAGTACGGCACAAGTTAATAGACATACTATTTATCATAGTATCGGCATTATTTGCAAAAATTGATGAAGTAGAAGAAATATATATGTGGGCAACAGCAGAGCAAAATAAAAAGTGGCTTAAAAAGTATATTGCTTTAGAGAATGGAATTCCATCGATATCTACCATTCGCAGGGTATTAAATACAGTTAACCCCAAGCAGTTTGAGAAATGCTTTATTTCATGGACAAGGGAACTAACCATATTTTCTGAAAATGGTGGAGATATAGTAGCAATTGATGGCAAAACCATGAGAGGGTCTAAGAATGGAGATAAAATAACTCATATAGTAAATGCCTGGTGTAGCGCAAATAATCTAGTATTAGGTCAAGTAAAAACAGACGAAAAAAGCAATGAAATAACTGCAATACTAGAACTTTTAGATCTTTTGTATCTAGAGGGATGCATTGTCACAATAGATGCCATGGGCTGCCAAACCAAGATTGTAAAGAAAATAAAAAAGAAAAAGGCAGACTATGTAATCAGTTTGAAAGGTAATCAAGGAACGCTTCATAACGAAGTAAAAGAATACTATGAAGATCTAAAAGAAGAAATGGATAAGATAGAAAAAGGGAATCACGAATCAGTAAAAATGGTGAGAACCTTAGATAAAGGTCATGGAAGAATTGAAGAAAGGAAGTACTTTTATTCAACGGATATAGACTGGATGATAGATGCAAGAAAGGATTGGACAGGACTTTCTGGTATAGGTATGGTATATAGAAAGGTAACTGAAAAAGATAAGGTAAGAGAGGAAGTCCAATATTATATAGGTAGCATTAAAGATGTATCCCAATTTGCAAAAGCAGTTAGAGGGCATTGGGGAGTAGAAAGTATGCATTGGAGTTTAGACGTAACATTTAAGATGATGCTAATAAAACAAGAAAAGATTTGGCCCCTGATAATCTAG
- a CDS encoding polymorphic toxin type 35 domain-containing protein produces the protein MCDCPNWLGGLIEHDWDKIIKGTITWEKVRDIIEKVMKKGTESRYGSAYKRVLKVGKETVTVTFQKINDSIWKISDAWVNKK, from the coding sequence GTGTGCGATTGTCCAAATTGGTTAGGGGGCTTAATAGAACATGATTGGGATAAAATTATTAAGGGAACAATTACATGGGAAAAAGTAAGAGATATAATAGAAAAAGTTATGAAAAAAGGAACAGAAAGCAGATACGGTTCTGCATATAAAAGAGTTTTAAAAGTTGGGAAAGAAACAGTAACAGTAACATTTCAAAAGATAAATGATAGTATATGGAAAATTAGCGATGCATGGGTAAATAAGAAATAA
- a CDS encoding VRR-NUC domain-containing protein — MSEKSIVTKILRYLKTVPGCFCWKEHGGMYGTAGIPDIIACVNGRFIAFEVKTPSGKTTKLQEATIKKILNAGGVAAVVHSVDEVKVILEKHGLLQRTKI; from the coding sequence ATGTCTGAAAAGAGTATTGTGACTAAAATCCTGCGGTACTTAAAGACAGTACCGGGGTGTTTCTGTTGGAAGGAACATGGCGGTATGTACGGGACAGCAGGAATACCAGACATTATTGCCTGTGTAAATGGGCGGTTTATAGCTTTTGAAGTAAAAACCCCATCGGGAAAGACAACAAAACTGCAGGAAGCAACCATCAAAAAAATCCTCAATGCCGGAGGAGTGGCAGCGGTTGTCCATTCGGTAGATGAGGTGAAGGTTATTCTGGAAAAGCATGGCCTTCTGCAAAGAACGAAGATATAA
- a CDS encoding ABC transporter permease: protein MIISELAKNSIKNRRHSSAVFYSVLVAVIILGTLLFIYSELELAQRNYHQKMFGDYHAVLYDINEEEYKQLQENANIKALEPTKVIRIKNAPFQRPNADLYLQSPMLFYSCSGFIESQLLEGSLPQQSNEILVSETFIAENPAYSLGKIIRLGDKEYRICGIFKDQLLSFEKNYLFYGQLTKENTVSLLHGDDEAVYVTIWFKNERDTYSSMRQILRDFGRKDEDELLKEGLLQYNTEYLESKLIFKSGLIPSRNFIDHWSLRVGLLICMLALFAVMIYNSFNVWSNQELRQIALLKSVGMTPEQVHRLVIEKALRLGLRPVLLGLVLAYLCTNLLFYLMWLNSINILQPERTDQFKPVTPNPIVFIVLFFLALLCILLAALKPARQSSKLSIIESLKGIYAFKGRISQSIEKHGQNAVRGLAKDNAISYRHTFRGLSLAMALATLIFSTVLIAQAQRDLEDKYNTPDSPYTLTSTFYTIQRAPRSLLDELEKIPEIEAVHVFTSYNFEYLQSENQGFISDQLMDSLKDNARDYHPTVTVYALQDTDFQALLAEHGLNGSEQNGFLLLDKTAQSPNKAYKYRTYIPLSRDTADKITVLDSKDQKRYDLAIAGRIDNFPFELNPISPNQIALFTSLTKLEDFLFSNAKVDEKHPLVYRVKIKADPEVLLQVTEEVRKTINKYIPKADFFTRNILTEQASKEEQYRNELLLTIGTQILFMIIGFSNAYNSFHINLQTRTRDFALLRSAGMTENQIKKMLHYESWFIIRRVIIYYVLMLTGGVYVVSARKKFMFSPWQLALNINYPLLVLFFLISILGIWGAMKSGIRRILEQSIITALHEE from the coding sequence ATGATCATTTCTGAACTGGCTAAAAACAGTATTAAAAATCGCAGACATTCATCGGCTGTTTTTTATTCTGTTCTTGTTGCGGTGATTATACTGGGAACATTGCTCTTTATCTACAGTGAACTGGAACTGGCACAACGTAACTACCATCAGAAAATGTTCGGTGATTATCATGCTGTATTGTACGACATCAATGAAGAGGAATACAAGCAATTGCAGGAAAATGCGAACATTAAAGCACTGGAGCCTACTAAGGTTATCCGGATAAAAAATGCTCCTTTTCAGCGTCCAAATGCAGATCTCTATCTGCAAAGCCCTATGCTTTTTTACTCCTGTTCCGGCTTTATTGAGTCCCAGTTATTAGAGGGCAGTTTGCCACAACAGAGCAATGAAATCCTGGTCTCAGAAACTTTCATAGCTGAGAATCCTGCTTACTCTTTGGGAAAAATCATCAGGTTAGGAGATAAGGAGTATCGGATATGTGGTATTTTCAAAGATCAACTTCTTAGCTTTGAGAAGAATTACTTATTCTATGGACAGCTCACCAAAGAAAATACAGTAAGTCTTCTTCATGGCGATGACGAAGCCGTATACGTTACTATTTGGTTTAAAAACGAGCGGGACACTTATTCATCAATGCGTCAGATCTTGCGAGACTTTGGAAGAAAGGATGAAGATGAATTACTGAAAGAAGGCCTTCTGCAATACAATACAGAATATTTGGAAAGCAAACTTATCTTCAAATCAGGTTTGATTCCTTCCCGTAATTTTATCGATCACTGGAGCCTGCGGGTTGGCTTGTTGATTTGCATGTTGGCCCTTTTTGCCGTGATGATATATAATTCCTTTAATGTCTGGAGCAATCAAGAACTGCGTCAGATTGCCTTATTAAAAAGTGTCGGCATGACTCCTGAACAGGTACACCGCCTGGTGATTGAAAAGGCCTTGCGTTTAGGTTTGCGGCCTGTACTGTTGGGACTGGTTTTAGCGTATCTCTGCACCAATCTGTTGTTTTATCTCATGTGGCTCAACTCGATAAATATACTTCAGCCAGAGCGAACTGATCAATTCAAACCGGTTACACCAAACCCAATAGTCTTCATTGTTTTATTCTTCCTGGCCCTGCTCTGCATATTGTTGGCTGCACTCAAACCTGCAAGGCAAAGCAGCAAGCTTTCCATAATTGAATCATTGAAAGGTATCTATGCCTTCAAAGGACGGATAAGCCAAAGCATTGAAAAACACGGCCAAAATGCTGTCCGCGGATTGGCAAAGGATAATGCCATAAGCTACCGGCACACGTTCCGGGGGCTTTCTCTGGCTATGGCCCTGGCTACTCTGATCTTCAGCACAGTACTTATCGCCCAAGCACAGCGAGACTTGGAAGATAAATACAACACCCCTGATTCACCTTATACACTGACCAGTACTTTCTACACGATTCAGAGAGCACCAAGATCCTTATTGGACGAACTTGAAAAGATTCCTGAGATTGAGGCAGTTCATGTTTTTACTTCCTATAACTTCGAATATTTACAGTCAGAAAACCAGGGGTTTATCTCTGATCAGCTTATGGATTCCCTAAAAGACAACGCAAGAGATTATCATCCTACAGTAACGGTTTATGCTCTGCAAGATACAGATTTCCAGGCTTTACTAGCGGAACATGGATTGAACGGTTCGGAACAGAATGGTTTTCTCTTACTCGACAAAACTGCCCAATCCCCCAATAAAGCTTATAAATACCGTACATATATACCTCTGTCCCGGGATACTGCTGACAAAATAACGGTTCTGGATAGCAAGGACCAGAAACGTTACGATTTAGCCATTGCAGGCCGGATCGATAACTTTCCTTTTGAGCTTAATCCCATATCGCCGAACCAAATCGCCCTTTTTACATCTCTGACAAAACTGGAGGATTTTCTCTTCAGCAATGCCAAGGTAGATGAAAAGCATCCCTTGGTATACCGTGTTAAAATAAAAGCTGATCCGGAGGTATTGCTTCAGGTAACAGAAGAAGTACGTAAAACAATAAACAAATATATTCCCAAGGCCGATTTCTTCACTAGAAATATATTAACTGAGCAGGCCAGTAAAGAAGAACAATACCGTAATGAGCTGCTATTAACTATCGGGACTCAAATTCTCTTTATGATCATTGGGTTTTCCAACGCCTATAACAGCTTTCATATCAATCTGCAGACCCGGACCAGAGACTTTGCTCTGCTAAGAAGCGCCGGGATGACTGAAAATCAGATAAAAAAGATGCTTCATTATGAAAGCTGGTTCATAATCAGACGGGTTATTATTTATTACGTGCTGATGTTGACCGGAGGTGTCTATGTCGTATCCGCCAGGAAAAAGTTTATGTTTTCGCCGTGGCAGTTGGCTCTTAACATAAACTATCCACTCCTTGTTTTATTTTTCCTGATCAGTATTTTAGGCATCTGGGGAGCCATGAAGAGCGGAATACGCAGAATCTTAGAACAAAGCATCATTACCGCTCTGCATGAAGAATAA
- a CDS encoding HTH domain-containing protein: MKIDRLIGIITILQQNKKVTAPYLAKKFEVSRRTISLGYFGSEGDLELLKGYISEMEWVRKTGVKALGIYEHGGRMVYVSTDGAIEAGGNMVEDIVQLDKYKSITTDILIFEPLTKEQLIMLGEWLLSYNEPIKTVSVMAWVAGCFIKPHLKKSGIKFPHLLLVGEQGSGKSNTLERVILPVFSCSKIRAATQVTAFTLMKESASSNLIPQLMDEFKPSKIDKLRLNALYNHLRDAYDGHEGVRGRADQSAVTYELLAPIIVAGEESPDEAAIRERSIELLFSKKDLKPASHRQAFYKLCAKADLLGSFGRSLLDTALRVSVAEAEKWYEEAKSEISDEFPSRIVNNLACCYAGLSLVNKLCEFLNVTWSEVFPINKVTCIRYLQNGVQEYLLDGGSNNKTIVEQTLEIMARMKLAPNQDYTFDKDGKVIGIRFCDVYDRYTKYRRDYAITGECLPYNQFLKQLRQSDFFIESNKTMRFGNETKKAWALDFSILKERCDVSGFEITDIEPL, encoded by the coding sequence ATGAAAATAGATCGTCTTATCGGAATAATTACCATATTACAACAGAATAAAAAAGTTACAGCTCCTTATCTTGCAAAGAAATTCGAGGTGTCACGCCGGACAATATCCTTAGGCTATTTTGGCTCAGAAGGAGATTTGGAACTGCTGAAAGGTTATATATCCGAAATGGAGTGGGTAAGGAAAACAGGGGTCAAGGCTCTTGGGATTTATGAGCATGGCGGGCGGATGGTATATGTTTCAACGGATGGTGCCATTGAAGCCGGAGGCAACATGGTTGAAGATATCGTGCAGCTTGATAAGTATAAAAGCATAACAACCGATATCCTAATCTTTGAGCCATTGACAAAGGAACAGCTTATTATGCTTGGTGAATGGCTCCTCAGCTATAACGAACCCATAAAAACGGTATCAGTAATGGCCTGGGTGGCCGGGTGCTTTATCAAACCGCATCTAAAAAAATCAGGCATCAAGTTTCCTCATTTATTGCTTGTCGGAGAACAGGGCAGCGGAAAAAGTAATACATTGGAGCGGGTTATCCTGCCGGTATTTTCATGCAGTAAAATCCGCGCGGCTACGCAGGTTACTGCATTTACACTGATGAAGGAATCTGCATCATCGAATCTGATACCACAGTTGATGGATGAGTTCAAGCCTTCAAAGATAGATAAGTTAAGGCTAAATGCCTTATACAACCATCTTCGAGATGCATATGACGGCCATGAAGGTGTCCGCGGTAGGGCGGATCAAAGTGCTGTTACTTATGAACTGTTGGCGCCTATTATTGTAGCTGGTGAGGAATCGCCGGATGAAGCGGCCATCAGAGAACGGAGCATAGAATTGCTATTCAGCAAGAAGGACTTAAAACCAGCCAGCCATAGACAAGCATTTTATAAGCTGTGTGCAAAAGCGGATCTGCTTGGCAGCTTCGGTCGGAGCCTGCTGGATACAGCACTCAGAGTATCGGTTGCTGAGGCAGAGAAGTGGTATGAGGAAGCAAAGTCAGAGATATCTGATGAGTTTCCATCTCGTATCGTCAATAATCTCGCCTGTTGCTATGCCGGACTGAGCCTAGTAAACAAACTATGTGAGTTCCTTAATGTTACATGGTCTGAAGTGTTTCCCATTAACAAAGTGACATGTATTCGATATCTTCAAAACGGTGTGCAGGAGTACTTGCTGGATGGCGGCAGCAATAACAAGACCATTGTAGAACAGACGCTGGAAATCATGGCCCGGATGAAACTGGCTCCGAATCAAGACTACACTTTTGATAAAGATGGCAAGGTTATCGGGATTCGTTTCTGTGATGTATATGACCGCTATACCAAGTACAGACGCGATTATGCAATCACAGGTGAATGTCTTCCATATAACCAGTTTTTGAAGCAATTGAGGCAAAGTGACTTTTTTATAGAGAGCAATAAAACGATGCGTTTCGGGAATGAAACAAAAAAAGCGTGGGCTCTTGATTTCTCAATACTGAAAGAGCGATGCGATGTGAGCGGCTTTGAAATCACAGATATTGAGCCTCTTTAG
- a CDS encoding MBL fold metallo-hydrolase, with the protein MERRVKVKKIDDCVWLMDDNGEATGYLVCGEKKAVVIDTMNGIADVHAVVREITSLPLTVVNTHGHCDHIFGNVYFDCDCFLHPDDAKIAAEHIKFPEFVELCQKKKVEMPPFKAINDGDAIDLGGLILEVISLPGHTPGGICLLLKEKRILFTGDSINHHLWMQLKESLQLKTFLENLNRISWVTENADRILHGHAQDFDDISLFDDLRSGLKELIETRGKGDTRYSTEYKWFGGIAKKYPFGSDESVICYNEEKLD; encoded by the coding sequence ATGGAAAGGAGAGTAAAAGTCAAAAAAATTGATGACTGTGTATGGCTTATGGATGATAATGGTGAGGCGACGGGGTATCTTGTTTGCGGTGAGAAAAAGGCTGTTGTTATTGACACAATGAACGGTATCGCGGATGTTCATGCGGTTGTCAGAGAAATCACCAGTCTTCCGCTTACAGTAGTGAATACACATGGCCATTGTGACCATATTTTCGGTAATGTGTACTTTGATTGCGATTGCTTTTTACATCCCGACGATGCAAAAATTGCCGCCGAGCATATCAAATTTCCTGAATTTGTGGAGCTTTGCCAAAAAAAGAAGGTTGAAATGCCGCCATTTAAGGCAATTAATGATGGCGATGCAATCGACCTTGGTGGGCTTATACTTGAGGTTATTTCGCTACCTGGACATACTCCCGGAGGAATATGCCTGCTTTTAAAAGAAAAGCGAATATTGTTTACCGGTGACAGTATTAATCATCATCTTTGGATGCAATTGAAAGAGAGCCTGCAGCTCAAAACATTTCTCGAAAATCTTAACAGAATTTCATGGGTAACCGAAAACGCGGATAGAATCCTGCACGGTCATGCACAGGATTTTGATGATATTTCGTTGTTTGATGACTTACGGTCTGGTCTCAAAGAACTCATCGAAACACGAGGAAAAGGCGATACAAGATATAGCACAGAGTACAAATGGTTCGGCGGCATCGCAAAAAAATACCCTTTTGGCAGCGACGAAAGCGTTATTTGTTATAATGAGGAAAAACTAGATTAA
- a CDS encoding ABC transporter ATP-binding protein, with the protein MPILKTRDLTKIYPGAEQVLALNHVNLTVEKGELIAIMGDSGSGKSTLLHMLAGVDRPTEGQVLIQDVDITSLAEKEMAVFRRRNIGVIYQSFNLIPNITVEKNILLPLMLDQRKPAPTFFEEIIQTLGIGDKLKRFPTQLSGGEQQRVAIARSLVTRPAIILADEPTGNLDRRNTEEITSLFRLVNQRFQATILLVTHDEKVALSCERVMFMVDGTLHERKDLR; encoded by the coding sequence ATGCCAATCTTAAAAACACGAGACCTGACCAAAATCTATCCTGGTGCTGAACAAGTACTTGCCTTAAATCATGTAAATTTAACTGTAGAAAAGGGTGAACTTATTGCTATTATGGGAGACAGTGGCTCCGGAAAATCTACTTTACTGCATATGTTGGCAGGTGTGGACCGACCGACTGAGGGCCAAGTCCTGATTCAGGATGTAGATATTACATCTTTAGCCGAAAAAGAAATGGCTGTTTTTCGCAGGCGAAATATTGGGGTAATCTATCAGTCTTTTAATCTGATTCCAAACATAACGGTTGAGAAAAACATCTTACTGCCTTTAATGCTGGATCAAAGGAAACCGGCTCCGACTTTCTTTGAAGAAATCATTCAAACATTGGGAATCGGAGATAAGTTGAAACGTTTTCCAACCCAACTGTCGGGTGGTGAGCAACAGAGAGTGGCTATTGCCCGTAGTTTGGTAACCCGGCCCGCAATAATTTTAGCTGATGAGCCCACAGGCAATCTGGATCGAAGAAACACTGAGGAAATAACATCACTGTTCCGTCTGGTGAACCAACGCTTCCAGGCAACTATTTTATTGGTCACCCACGATGAAAAGGTAGCCCTCTCCTGTGAAAGGGTTATGTTCATGGTTGACGGCACACTGCATGAAAGGAAGGATTTACGATGA
- a CDS encoding transposase, with protein MKGKGKRYPEEFKRQIVKEVEETGNASLVARRHDLVPGTVTRWVRESKKQNGLIPSSNYSNNINAKSLEEENEQLKKLLVVKL; from the coding sequence TTGAAAGGGAAAGGTAAAAGGTATCCAGAAGAATTTAAGCGTCAAATTGTTAAGGAAGTAGAAGAAACAGGCAATGCTTCTTTAGTTGCAAGAAGACACGATTTAGTTCCTGGCACTGTTACTCGCTGGGTTAGGGAGTCAAAGAAGCAAAATGGATTAATTCCAAGTTCTAATTATTCCAATAATATTAATGCTAAATCTTTAGAAGAAGAAAATGAACAATTGAAAAAATTACTAGTAGTAAAACTTTGA
- a CDS encoding phosphotransferase enzyme family protein: MFILYEYIEGEEPDPENTEKVGELIGKLHRIMKNFTGELPVRDKYFFIERYLEIMRIKKYDKVDAFKEYGDELWEKIKNLPRGYCHCDLYRGNIHQDSSGILRVMDFDTSCIAFPMYDVALFCNDTNWYNFEYDGYEKSKVRLEQFLKGYLKYYSLSREEIAAFYDMIAVYHFQLQATIMEVYGYDCVGVDYFDKQYDWLIKWKEQCKAMNKL, from the coding sequence ATTTTTATATTATATGAGTATATAGAGGGTGAAGAACCTGATCCTGAAAACACTGAAAAAGTAGGCGAGTTAATCGGGAAACTGCACAGGATTATGAAAAATTTTACAGGTGAACTACCTGTTAGGGATAAGTATTTTTTTATTGAGAGATATTTAGAAATTATGAGAATAAAGAAATATGATAAAGTTGATGCCTTTAAAGAGTATGGGGATGAGTTATGGGAAAAAATTAAAAATCTGCCTAGAGGATATTGTCACTGTGACCTTTATCGCGGAAATATCCATCAAGATAGCTCTGGAATATTACGCGTCATGGACTTTGACACATCCTGTATTGCTTTCCCGATGTATGATGTTGCTTTGTTTTGCAATGATACAAATTGGTATAATTTTGAGTATGACGGTTATGAAAAATCAAAAGTTAGGCTTGAGCAGTTTTTAAAAGGCTATTTGAAGTATTACTCATTAAGCAGAGAGGAAATAGCAGCATTTTATGATATGATTGCTGTTTATCATTTTCAGTTGCAGGCAACTATAATGGAAGTATATGGTTATGATTGTGTAGGTGTAGACTATTTTGATAAACAATATGATTGGCTGATCAAATGGAAAGAGCAATGTAAAGCGATGAACAAGCTATAG